In one Bactrocera tryoni isolate S06 chromosome 5, CSIRO_BtryS06_freeze2, whole genome shotgun sequence genomic region, the following are encoded:
- the LOC120779105 gene encoding uncharacterized protein LOC120779105 has protein sequence MLFIRRRELPIYLLIICLSTLCVKRVTEALIAFPRGGSQGYLAALAMPIDLPNRNVYMAFNFEANYGFPPNDSYYYWVDRWNLDKEDVGVGNNVTNINLRRLRSIGQIYSRNAFYRSIVGYLDYYDMNGTGCLLKTICDVSSSTLDEHNGLIGSIFKILFMPTTSAPENEHSLDNVDTYVAEAHGHSGDCSQYVQWCPRGLLELISEWF, from the exons ATGCTCTTTATAAGACGCCGAGAACTACCGATTTAtctattaataatttgtttatccACACTTTGTGTGAAACGCGTCACAGAAGCTCTCATAGCATTTCCGCGAGGAGGCTCTCAAGGT TACCTGGCAGCGTTGGCTATGCCAATCGATCTACCCAATCGGAACGTGTACATGGCTTTCAATTTTGAAGCTAAttatggatttccaccaaatgACTCCTATTACTATTGGGTGGATCGG TGGAACTTGGATAAGGAGGATGTGGGCGTTGGAAATAATGTGACGAATATTAACCTACGTCGACTTCGAAGCATCGGCCAAATCTACTCACGCAACGCTTTTTACCGTAGCATTGTCGGTTATCTGGATTATTATGATATGAATGGGACAGGCTGTTTGTTGAAGACAATTTGTGACGTGTCGAGTTCCACTTTGGATGAGCATAATGGACTGATAGGCAGTATTTTTAAAATCCTCTTCAT GCCAACGACTTCCGCCCCTGAAAACGAACATTCACTCGACAATGTGGATACTTACGTGGCAGAAGCGCACGGACACAGCGGTGATTGCTCGCAATATGTACAATGGTGTCCGCGCGGACTACTTGAGCTGATATCCGAATGGTTTTAG
- the LOC120778623 gene encoding uncharacterized protein LOC120778623, translating to MSFRISLLLFVVLNAMQPQCCQLSAIAERNKRWVPALLFPPTSPTRVQYIAGIGIPLEDLMYEAMTTGYVLKAEYYLPDNVTKLFTITRMPFVAREMTKFERFLAQADEWKRYATWEQHLTDNRKVLSSYRWSIYKVLEGLAERITPSGRDCVLKSICEAAETPFHYGNGLFGELLHVLLTPSSSVDELSEHADNEYFYAEAIGRTGADCRMVFKGCKKSLLEHFSDVSTFKDIISKQLGQFG from the exons ATGAGTTTTCGAatctctttattattatttgtagtaCTTAATGCCATGCAACCGCAATGTTGTCAATTAAGCGCCATCGCTGAGCGAAATAAACGCTGGGTACCGGCACTTTTATTTCCGCCGACCAGTCCAACGCGAGTGCAG TATATAGCCGGTATTGGTATACCCCTGGAGGACTTAATGTACGAGGCTATGACCACCGGTTATGTACTCAAGGCTGAATATTATCTACCCGATAACGTAACGAAACTATTCACTATAACACGCATGCCATTTGTGGCCCGAGAAATGACGAAATTCGAACGCTTTCTGGCGCAGGCGGATGAGTGGAAGCGTTATGCCACTTGGGAGCAACACTTGACGGATAATCGTAAGGTGTTATCCAGCTATAGATGGTCCATTTACAAAGTGCTTGAAGGCTTAGCGGAGCG AATTACACCTTCGGGACGCGATTGTGTGCTGAAGAGTATTTGCGAGGCCGCAGAGACGCCATTTCATTACGGTAATGGCTTATTTGGCGAATTGTTACACGTACTATTAAC TCCCTCCTCTTCGGTGGATGAGCTGTCAGAGCATGCGGATAATGAATACTTCTATGCTGAGGCGATAGGTCGCACCGGCGCGGATTGCAGAATGGTTTTTAAGGGGTGTAAGAAATCATTGTTGGAACATTTTTCTGATGTGAGCACTTTCAAAGATATAATTTCGAAGCAGTTGGGACAATTTGGATAG